A part of bacterium genomic DNA contains:
- a CDS encoding DUF3857 and transglutaminase domain-containing protein: protein MPTALPWILTAVVGALCATPARAQEGIESAAAVYELDERQVDWSPVKGLTVEQHRIIRVHRAAGIEAGRIRIWDTFFQKLKSFTGEVRDTTGRVLFTVGLPDVRAVAPFSEFRLFSGDIVRAVDLVAAATPFVVEARWTVEIDNAFFWPDWTFEDSWPRRMASYEVHAPPDRQVRWREAAPGLSREQRKEARRDITRWSLADWTPPDTDLAVLGAYPLLHVTAEEFKIGRLKGRTDSWDALGRWYWALAKGQMRLRDDQEYQIERHIREKVGDRARAAALKDWISDQWRYVAIEIGLGGWRPNRASDVFDNRYGDCKDAVFLWIAMMRSIGLDAWPALVRARNPLPIDPDFPKDWFDHVIAMTVINGDTLWADLSDSRYPLGTLPRPCESRWALVVGEFGGQLLRTPDRGADDNRLTTRLEGTLSLNGDLAFTAGVFARGHFARLLPLQGRLNPQTAAAVILGVSPTAGEAWLDSISVVSGDAIYAHLHGVIRGWALAGTRQIVVHPRVSGWAAADTIGGRPDPARVDFAQDVQDTLLVRWPEGWAMEFWPEPPPRQFEHGSLTEERTLDGSEFMLVRHLRWDSPGRDIAERRMSLRLREAYRQAGGAEWVLRRLQPRGQ, encoded by the coding sequence TTGCCGACTGCGCTTCCCTGGATTCTGACCGCCGTCGTCGGCGCGCTCTGCGCGACCCCGGCGCGGGCGCAGGAGGGCATCGAGTCGGCCGCCGCCGTTTACGAACTGGACGAGCGCCAGGTCGACTGGTCGCCGGTCAAGGGCCTGACGGTCGAGCAGCATCGCATCATCCGGGTCCACCGCGCGGCCGGCATCGAGGCGGGGCGCATCCGTATCTGGGACACCTTCTTTCAGAAACTGAAGTCGTTTACCGGCGAAGTGCGCGACACGACCGGCCGTGTCCTGTTCACGGTCGGCCTGCCGGATGTGCGCGCGGTGGCCCCCTTCAGCGAGTTCCGCCTGTTTTCCGGTGACATCGTGCGCGCCGTTGACCTGGTGGCGGCGGCAACGCCGTTTGTGGTGGAGGCGCGCTGGACGGTGGAAATCGACAACGCGTTCTTCTGGCCCGACTGGACCTTCGAGGATTCCTGGCCGCGGCGGATGGCCAGCTACGAGGTGCATGCGCCGCCCGATCGGCAGGTGCGTTGGCGCGAAGCCGCTCCCGGTCTTTCACGCGAACAGCGCAAAGAGGCGCGTCGCGACATCACGCGCTGGAGTCTGGCCGATTGGACCCCGCCCGACACCGATCTGGCGGTGTTGGGCGCCTATCCACTGCTGCATGTGACCGCGGAGGAATTCAAAATCGGCCGTCTGAAGGGACGCACCGATTCGTGGGACGCGCTCGGCCGCTGGTATTGGGCCCTGGCCAAGGGACAGATGCGTCTGCGCGACGATCAGGAATACCAGATCGAACGCCACATCCGCGAGAAGGTCGGCGACCGGGCGCGCGCCGCCGCATTGAAGGACTGGATCTCCGATCAGTGGCGGTATGTCGCCATCGAGATCGGGCTGGGCGGCTGGCGTCCCAATCGCGCCAGCGACGTCTTCGACAATCGCTACGGTGACTGCAAGGACGCGGTCTTCCTTTGGATCGCGATGATGCGTTCCATCGGCCTGGATGCCTGGCCGGCATTGGTGCGCGCGCGCAACCCGTTGCCGATCGATCCCGATTTCCCCAAGGACTGGTTCGACCATGTGATCGCGATGACCGTGATCAACGGCGACACGTTGTGGGCGGATCTGTCGGACTCGCGCTACCCGCTGGGAACGTTGCCGCGGCCATGCGAATCGCGCTGGGCGCTGGTGGTGGGGGAGTTCGGCGGACAGCTTTTGCGCACGCCCGACCGTGGCGCGGATGACAACCGTCTGACGACACGTCTGGAGGGGACGCTCTCGCTGAATGGCGACTTGGCATTCACCGCGGGCGTGTTCGCGCGCGGGCATTTCGCGCGGCTGTTGCCGCTGCAGGGACGGCTGAATCCGCAGACGGCCGCCGCGGTGATTCTCGGCGTCTCGCCCACCGCGGGCGAGGCCTGGCTGGATTCAATTTCGGTGGTCTCCGGCGACGCCATCTATGCGCATCTGCATGGTGTGATTCGCGGTTGGGCGCTGGCCGGCACGCGGCAGATCGTCGTGCATCCGCGCGTATCCGGCTGGGCCGCCGCCGATACGATCGGCGGACGCCCCGATCCGGCGCGCGTCGATTTCGCGCAGGATGTCCAGGATACGTTGCTGGTCCGCTGGCCGGAGGGGTGGGCGATGGAATTCTGGCCCGAGCCGCCGCCGCGGCAGTTCGAGCACGGGTCTCTCACCGAAGAGCGCACATTGGACGGATCCGAGTTTATGCTGGTTCGCCATCTTCGGTGGGATTCGCCCGGACGCGACATCGCCGAGCGGCGGATGTCGCTGCGGCTGCGCGAGGCCTACCGTCAGGCGGGCGGCGCCGAATGGGTGTTGCGGCGCCTCCAACCGCGCGGGCAGTGA
- a CDS encoding DUF3857 domain-containing protein, with product MVGSITYKRWLVTCAVTVAVLCAVGEVHAQNGWGLPWGHMIPTEVDRDALAFDPSAGASVVFDRGLITVGPGFRFTFERHRRVQIFRTDAYRFANVEIPYHSSEQLEFVEAHTLTKDGQKVPVTPSAMHEARTGEWRKMVFAFPDVQPGCVVEYRYKVRSHNFYYLRPWVFQSEIPTERSELSVKLPENFEYAAVVNNSDFVTGPDTVEIASVSHEAGKIRLFTWRAQSLPPLTPEPYMASILNHRVLLDFQIVRYRDGNNVREFVDSWEDVADQVRKVYSPLLRTDESWPLWGTISGDLRPADLKRHKRELARRLYGFVRDSIALSGVAVSVYDSDLKPARVVLQQRRGNPLEKNLLFVALLRHHGIDAWPVLISRRSHYRFDRRDHRLEQFDHAIVAVDLGDEEIYCETGAPNAWMGYLPPDDQVDAGVVIGREDIRDVVIDLPAPPVDRDVMSDGSAEILPDGTARGNLTLWLGGQAAYELLCALADQDTAGYLHENWMPGLRTERVAVERDSENDWAPIKMSVDFVWPGAADVDGDRILLRPALIHALESNPFLTSHRRYPISFDTPWSEDCRMVWRIPTGFRLGDLPMGREVLGDGYEFRSSVVAQDNAIIATRFWRVAQRDFGVPRFEEMRELFNTVKLAQHGPLMLYRD from the coding sequence ATGGTAGGATCGATAACCTACAAGCGGTGGTTGGTCACCTGTGCAGTGACCGTGGCGGTTCTTTGCGCCGTCGGCGAAGTCCATGCCCAGAACGGCTGGGGACTTCCCTGGGGGCACATGATCCCCACCGAGGTTGATCGCGATGCGCTCGCCTTTGATCCGAGCGCGGGGGCCTCTGTCGTCTTTGACCGCGGTCTGATCACGGTCGGCCCTGGATTTCGGTTTACGTTCGAACGGCACCGCAGGGTTCAAATTTTCCGCACCGACGCCTATCGTTTCGCCAACGTCGAAATCCCCTACCACTCCTCCGAACAGCTCGAGTTCGTCGAAGCGCACACGCTGACCAAGGACGGCCAGAAGGTGCCGGTTACGCCCTCCGCGATGCACGAGGCGCGCACCGGCGAATGGCGCAAGATGGTCTTCGCGTTTCCCGATGTGCAGCCCGGTTGCGTGGTCGAATACCGCTATAAGGTGCGGTCGCACAACTTTTACTACCTGCGGCCATGGGTATTCCAAAGCGAGATTCCCACCGAGCGCTCCGAGTTGTCGGTGAAGCTGCCGGAGAACTTCGAGTACGCCGCGGTCGTCAACAACTCCGACTTCGTGACCGGTCCCGACACGGTGGAGATCGCCTCGGTCAGCCACGAGGCGGGCAAGATTCGGCTGTTTACCTGGCGGGCGCAGAGTCTGCCGCCGCTCACACCCGAGCCATACATGGCTTCGATTCTCAACCACCGGGTCCTGCTTGACTTCCAAATCGTGCGTTACCGGGACGGCAACAACGTCCGGGAGTTCGTGGACTCGTGGGAGGACGTGGCCGATCAGGTGCGCAAGGTCTACTCGCCGCTTCTGCGCACCGATGAGTCCTGGCCGCTGTGGGGCACTATCTCCGGTGATCTGCGTCCCGCCGATCTCAAGCGGCACAAGCGCGAATTGGCGCGACGCCTCTACGGCTTCGTGCGCGATTCGATCGCGCTCTCCGGTGTGGCGGTGTCGGTCTATGATTCCGATCTGAAGCCGGCGCGTGTGGTGTTGCAGCAGCGCCGGGGCAATCCGCTCGAAAAAAACCTGCTGTTCGTTGCGCTTCTGCGTCACCATGGCATCGACGCCTGGCCGGTGCTGATATCGCGCCGCAGCCATTACCGCTTTGACCGCCGCGACCATCGTCTCGAGCAGTTCGACCACGCCATCGTCGCCGTCGATCTGGGCGACGAGGAGATCTATTGCGAGACCGGCGCGCCGAACGCCTGGATGGGCTATCTCCCGCCCGATGACCAGGTCGATGCCGGCGTCGTCATCGGCCGCGAGGATATCCGCGACGTTGTGATCGATCTGCCGGCGCCGCCGGTGGACCGTGACGTGATGTCCGATGGTTCCGCCGAGATTCTGCCCGATGGCACGGCGCGCGGCAATCTGACGCTCTGGCTGGGCGGGCAGGCGGCGTATGAGCTGCTCTGCGCTCTGGCCGATCAGGACACCGCCGGCTACCTGCACGAGAACTGGATGCCCGGGTTGCGGACCGAGCGGGTGGCGGTCGAACGTGACAGCGAGAACGACTGGGCGCCGATCAAGATGTCGGTCGACTTTGTCTGGCCGGGCGCCGCTGACGTCGACGGCGACCGCATCCTGCTGCGGCCCGCGCTCATCCACGCGTTGGAGTCCAATCCCTTCCTGACGTCGCACCGGCGTTACCCGATTTCCTTCGACACGCCCTGGAGCGAGGATTGCCGCATGGTCTGGCGCATCCCGACAGGGTTCCGTTTGGGCGACCTGCCGATGGGCCGCGAGGTGTTGGGCGACGGGTATGAATTCCGTTCGTCGGTGGTGGCGCAGGACAACGCCATCATCGCCACCCGGTTCTGGCGGGTGGCGCAGCGCGATTTCGGCGTGCCGCGCTTCGAGGAAATGCGCGAGTTGTTCAACACGGTGAAGCTCGCCCAGCATGGCCCGTTGATGCTCTACCGCGATTAG